The following proteins are co-located in the Purpureocillium takamizusanense chromosome 10, complete sequence genome:
- a CDS encoding uncharacterized protein (SMCOG1137:Major facilitator superfamily MFS 1~antiSMASH:Cluster_10.1~TransMembrane:12 (i56-80o100-119i131-154o160-180i187-206o218-237i262-286o298-318i325-347o353-373i385-408o428-452i)~EggNog:ENOG503NZKN~COG:G), translating to MATRTASVSTYELHERLSLHVDVAGTDDQTALDVDDNPEEAPVQDRFRPVDGGRDAWVVLIAAFVFEALFWGFPMCFGVFQNYYSKLPEFRDDISKVPMVGTLAQGLTTLGCPLSAFVATRFPRYRKPQICVGWFLTILGLLTASFASSVNALIGTQGFLYGFGFLTLAFPIFSMLNEWWVTRKGMAFGLMSAASGATGTVMPFIMEALLAKYGRHTTLRASSVAMTILTAPLLPLFKGRMPMASHPSLPRTDWTFVKRPMFWVYACAVLVQGLGFFFPVVFLPSYASSLGLSPFEGAILLALLSIAQVLGQFVLGFLSDKSFSASSLATSCCVATAAVSFTAWGLAKSMPPLAVFALIYGFFGFGFGTLRVAMGRALSNEPSTVFVMFAIFIFLQGVGNVLVGPLSAALMTDATAPERFGAGKYDRVVVFTGLTSTLAGMIIGASQGVQWLRSVLRE from the exons ATGGCTACCAGAACTGCGTCTGTGAGCACGTATGAGTTACATGAACGGTTGAGTCTACACGTCGATGTTGCTGGCACTGATGACCAAACCGCTCTCGATGTCGATGACAACCCGGAGGAGGCCCCGGTGCAAGACCGGTTTCGGCCGGTCGATGGTGGGCGAGATGCTTGGGTTGTCCTGATAGCGGCCTTTGTCTTCGAGGCCTTGTTTTGGG GTTTCCCAATGTGCTTTGGCGTTTTTCAGAACTACTACAGCAAGCTTCCAGAATTCCGCGATGACATTTCCAAGGTGCCCATGGTTGGAACACTGGCACAGGGCCTGACAACGCTTGGTTGTCCCCTTTCTGCCTTTGTCGCAACGCGTTTCCCACGGTATCGGAAGCCTCAGATATGCGTTGGGTGGTTCTTGACCATTCTCGGCCTACTGACCGCCTCcttcgcctcgtccgtcaaCGCATTGATTGGCACGCAGGGCTTTCTATACGGTTTCGGATTTCTGACACTCGCGTTTCCCATCTTCAGCATGCTGAATGAGTGGTGGGTCACTCGTAAAGGCATGGCATTCGGCCTCATGTCTGCAGCGTCTGGCGCGACAGGCACCGTCATGCCGTTCATCATGGAGGCTCTGCTTGCCAAGTACGGCCGTCACACGACACTGCGGGCCAGCTCCGTGGCCATGACCATCCTTACCGCGCCGCTGCTTCCGCTCTTCAAGGGTCGCATGCCCATGGCTAGCCACCCAAGCCTGCCGCGGACGGATTGGACGTTTGTGAAAAGACCAATGTTCTGGGTATATGCGTGCGCCGTGCTGGTCCAGGGACTCGGATTCTTCTTTCCTGTCGTGTTCTTGCCGTCGTATGCATCATCCCTGGGCCTGTCCCCATTTGAGGGAGCGATACTCTTGGCGCTGCTGTCGATTGCGCAGGTTCTCGGACAGTTTGTGCTCGGCTTTCTGTCGGATAAGAGCTTTTCCGCCAGCTCTTTAGCCACGTCGTGCTgcgtcgcgacggcggcggtctcCTTCACGGCGTGGGGGCTGGCCAAGTCCATGCCCCCTCTGGCCGTGTTCGCGCTCATCTACGGCTtcttcggcttcggcttcggtACTCTACGTGTCGCCATGGGTCGGGCCCTGAGCAACGAGCCTAGCACGGTCTTTGTGATGTTCGCCATCTTCATATTTCTGCAGGGAGTTGGCAATGTCCTGGTCGGGCCGCTGAGCGCTGCCTTGATGACAGACGCGACGGCACCGGAGCGATTCGGAGCTGGGAAATATgaccgcgtcgtcgtgttTACAGGGCTGACTTCAACGCTTGCCGGGATGATTATTGGGGCATCGCAGGGGGTTCAATGGTTGAGGAGCGTGCTGCGAGAGTAA
- a CDS encoding uncharacterized protein (EggNog:ENOG503NUN0~antiSMASH:Cluster_10.1~COG:E~SMCOG1038:phenylalanine-specific permease~TransMembrane:12 (i50-70o76-96i130-151o157-179i191-209o247-274i286-305o338-363i383-403o409-433i460-481o487-504i)) — protein sequence MFTKQDEAGEHDSPPIHVEHHGTMGESSAVEIGDQTDELHRGLKSRHIQFIALSGAIGTGLFIGSGSILASTGPASLFLAYICMIFVVWVIMDCLAEMVTYLPLRGVTIPYLVGRFLDPSVAFTAGWNYWFAYAILIGAEATAAGIVVEYWKPPVHVALWIAIILAVLLVLNIFSVSYYGESEFWFSSIKFITIIGLIIVGIVIFFGGGPDQHGILGFSNWKVPDGAFKEFGKKSGVDGDAGRFLGFWYAFIQASFAFLLSAELIAIAAGETVAPRRNIPKAARRFAWRLLIFYGCSSLIVGILVPSTEKDLLGASDAGASPFVIGIHNAGIPVLNHIINAAILTSAWSAGNSFLFSGSRVLYSLAKDGDAPRIFQTTNKKGVPWVAVVATWSIGLLAFLNVSNSGGVVFGWLVNIIIGCGFISWIIICITYLRFRRAMQYHGLLDTLPFRSRLQPYKTWVVLVTVIILTLTKGFDIFLAGNWDAKSFVAAYITLPLVLAIYIGHKIWSRTPLYIPTKDIDVLTGKREMDALEAREVPRVPKNWLEKIWYWVA from the exons ATGTTCACGAAACaagacgaagccggcgaACATGATTCGCCACCCATCCATGTTGAGCACCATGGCACCATGGGCGAGTCATCTGCCGTGGAAATCGGGGACCAGACAGACGAGCTACATCGTGGGCTCAAGAGTCGCCACATCCAATTCATAGCACTGA GCGGTGCGATCGGGACGGGCTTATTCATCGGTTCCGGATCGATCCTGGCCAGTACGGGCCCGGCGTCTCTTTTCCTCGCCTACATCTGCATGATTTTCGTGGTTTGGGTAATCATGGACTGTCTTGCCGAAATGGTCACATACTTGCCATTGCGTGGCGTCACGATCCCCTACCTGGTCGGCCGGTTCCTCGACCCGAGCGTGGCTTTTACAGCTGGCTGGAATTACTGGTTCGCCTACGCCATCTTGATTGGTGCcgaggccaccgccgccggcatcgtcgtcgaatACTGGAAGCCACCCGTGCACGTGGCGCTCTGGATCGCCATCATCCTTGCCGTGTTGCTCGTTCTCAACATCTTCTCCGTCAGCTACTACGGCGAATCGGAGTTTTGGTTCTCCAGCATCAAGTTCATCACAATCATAGgactcatcatcgtcggcatTGTAATCTTCTTCGGTGGGGGCCCTGACCAGCACGGAATATTGGGCTTCTCCAATTGGAAAGTTCCCGACGGTGCGTTCAAGGAGTTTGGCAAGAAGTCTGGCGTAGATGGAGACGCGGGACGATTCCTCGGTTTCTGGTATGCCTTTATTCAAGCGAGTTTTGCGTTTCTGCTTTCGgccgagctcatcgccatcgccgccggggagaCTGTTGCACCACGGCGAAACATTCCGAAAGCGGCTCGTCGCTTTGCCTGGCGGCTACTCATATTTTACGGATGCTCCTCCCTCATCGTGGGCATTCTTGTGCCGTCGACCGAGAAGGATCTCTTGGGGGCTTCGGACGCTGGCGCTTCTCCATTCGTCATCGGGATTCACAATGCGGGTATTCCGGTCCTGAACCAcatcatcaacgccgccatcctgACGTCAGCCTGGTCCGCAGGAAATTCGTTTCTATTTTCCGGTAGCCGTGTCTTGTACTCACTTGCcaaggacggcgatgcgccTCGCATCTTCCAGACCACGAACAAGAAAGGCGTTCCTTGGGTAGCTGTCGTCGCGACGTGGTCTATCGGCCTCCTGGCCTTCCTCAATGTGTCAAATTCTGGCGGTGTCGTTTTTGGTTGGCTGGTCAACATCATTATCGGGTGCGGTTTCATATCCTGGATCATCATCTGCATCACATATCTCCGGTTCAGAAGAGCAATGCAGTACCATGGTCTCCTGGACACTCTTCCGTTCCGGTCCCGCCTTCAACCATACAAGACATgggtcgtcctcgtcaccgtcatcatTTTGACTCTTACCAAGGGGTTTGACATATTCCTCGCCGGGAATTGGGACGCAAAGTCCTTTGTGGCTGCGTACATCACCTTGCCATTGGTGCTGGCGATATATATTGGCCACAAGATCTGGTCCCGGACCCCGCTTTATATTCCCACAAAGGATATTGATGTTTTGACGGGAAAGAGGGAAATGGATGCGCTTGAAGCCAGGGAAGTGCCCAGGGTGCCAAAGAATTGGCTTGAGAAGATCTGGTACTGGGTTGCCTGA
- a CDS encoding uncharacterized protein (EggNog:ENOG503P1UX~TransMembrane:1 (o17-36i)~antiSMASH:Cluster_10.1): MATEDTLEIRATSPLEGFLKTVGFVGSMLGIVNFGLANMPDEKKVRGPTVRVKVGTSGGDDAELDGGFNSIYAWDSENCYLGWADGKHIGSGDIDDFVIDSVSGGTRAEYVGVAASTDGVCIAWVSVSQFDGTPGGAWTGDVGYYCGQPWYPSKEKAGFVDKDLSKPFIPRCTWLDKDHNNKIPRAALKFSVSGYGEDAVKTIDNSKACDRSLFGPDSGPISKRPQKRVERRARLPWMEQKLVMSNITQHTAEELCTSTTSYGPDFVGSDGKFCDMGTKTLSPLCSTENVPGCIDINNKSKTVTKRSFIARRAVDVNHKTYKAIDSWA; encoded by the exons ATGGCAACAGAGGACACGCTGGAGATTCGGGCCACGTCTCCCCTAGAAGGTTTCCTCAAGACCGTTGGCTTTGTGGGTTCAATGTTGGGTATTGTCAACTTTGGATTGGCCAACATGCCCGACGAGAAAAAAGTTCGAGGACCGACCGTACGGGTGAAGGTTGGCACttctggcggcgacgacgccgaacTT GACGGCGGATTCAACTCAATCTATGCCTGGGACTCAGAGAACTGCTACCTAGGTTGGGCCGACGGGAAACATATCGGCTCTGGCGATATAGATGACTTCGTCATCGACTCTGTCTCTGGCGGCACGCGGGCTGAAtatgtcggcgtcgccgcctcgacagATGGAGTATGCATCGCCTGGGTCTCGGTCTCTCAGTTCGACGGAACCCCCGGCGGAGCCTGGACGGGCGACGTCGGGTATTACTGTGGCCAGCCTTGGTATCCGTCAAAGGAGAAGGCAGGGTTCGTCGACAAGGACCTGAGCAAACCATTCATCCCGAGATGCACCTGGCTAGACAAGGACCACAACAACAAAATCCCCAGGGCCGCCCTCAAGTTCAGCGTCAGTGGATACGGCGAGGACGCTGTGAAGACGATCGACAACTCCAAGGCGTGCGACCGCTCACTTTTCGGTCCAGACAGTGGGCCAATCAGCA AGCGACCCCAAAAGCGAGTTGAACGCCGCGCACGCCTTCCTTGGATGGAGCAGAAACTGGTCATGTCAAACATCACCCAACACACCGCCGAGGAGTTATGCACATCCACCACATCTTACGGTCCCGACTTTGTTGGATCCGACGGCAAGTTCTGCGATATGGGCACCAAGACGCTGAGCCCGTTGTGCTCCACCGAAAACGTCCCCGGGTGCATCGATATCAACAACAAGTCGAAGACGGTCACGAAGCGCAGCTTCATTGCGAGACGCGCCGTCGATGTCAATCACAAGACGTATAAAGCCATTGATAGTTGGGCGTGA
- a CDS encoding uncharacterized protein (EggNog:ENOG503P1HN~COG:L), which yields MNSYLQQLLTRSELPRTPVLSADERHPTEAQVERPDTEHGRDPEDAMEVAALEDDHQLHVVTVPTEQDRGQLLSPSRLKQKDLPDVRSDDGTLAETIGSATTMVFQQNPLGDNDHTFAPAFGKYWFMGPTSSWSFCRRVFAMLGKRIPDAAPDPWHGPDRGAFQLQWSPLGPSETPDVSNLPPLDYALLLFNTAKFYLGVLFLLIDESTFIQDIHSLYENPAAKARSSRSWYAQFLLILAYGKAFLVRSRSRGPPGYDYALAAMSLLPDQSGLSADPIQAIQSLVLAALYFQSVDMRVAAFHHIGQALRVCLVEGIHRHMPEHIVGMDYSRRCNTVFWVVYILEREFGALMGVPNSLPDDDITAKLPSQLHSSIDAMNMTLHVQLSGLTARIFTTVYGSGGASDGSLIPNTQSILRDLARLSQDLKDFFRTHFQGSCVVLTTRPLVMCALQMHVETSHTQTSETISLTPPVRSLLQSCVDSAQTELKMLHALADEDLLDSFLPFQLEAAFSSAFVLYLLRVISPSLLQDDAWCGNIQHVLDKMIADGSLVAPLRKAELSQLEYVMAALITPGKCDPPPPSTSGDDQSLPADVDCALSDDILNNPFWDVFVTDGVAGLLPQELMELADQLDVEYLPDSS from the exons ATGAACAGCTATCTCCAACAACTCCTCACTCGAAGCGAGCTTCCGCGGACACCTGTTCTTAGCGCAGACGAGCGTCATCCGACGGAGGCGCAAGTCGAGCGACCGGACACCGAACATGGTCGTGATCCCGAAGATGCGAtggaggtggcggcgttggaAGACGACCATCAACTCCATGTCGTAACCGTCCCCACAGAACAGGATCGTGGGCAGCTGCTGTCGCCCTCCAGATTGAAACAAAAAGACCTGCCTGATGTGCGATCGGACGACGGGACCCTCGCCGAGACCATCGGATCAGCCACTACAATGGTGTTCCAACAAAACCCCTTGGGAGACAATGATCACACCTTTGCCCCGGCATTCGGGAAGTATT GGTTTATGGGACCGACATCGTCATGGTCCTTCTGCCGGCGAGTCTTCGCCATGTTGGGGAAGCGTATAcccgacgcggcgcctgACCCGTGGCACGGGCCAGACAGAGGGGCATTCCAGTTGCAATGGAGCCCCCTCGGCCCCAGTGAGACCCCGGATGTTAGCAACTTGCCCCCGCTGGACTACGCGCTGCTGTTGTTCAACACGGCCAAGTTCTATCTTGGGGTTCTCTTCCTATTGATTGATGAGAGTACATTCATTCAAGACATCCACAGCCTGTACGAAAACCCCGCGGCGAAAGCACGCTCTTCGAGGTCTTGGTATGCCCAGTTCCTACTCATATTGGCGTATGGGAAGGCGTTCCTAGTCCGTAGTCGCAGCCGTGGCCCGCCGGGGTATGACTATgccctggcggccatgtctCTTCTGCCGGACCAGTCCGGACTCAGTGCGGACCCGATACAAGCCATTCAGAGTCTGGTACTGGCAGCTCTGTACTTTCAGAGTGTGGATATGAGAGTGGCTGCCTTTCATCAT ATTGGCCAGGCTTTGCGGGTCTGCCTGGTTGAGGGTATACACAGGCACATGCCCGAGCATATTGTAGGCATGGACTACTCGAGGCGGTGCAACACCGTGTTCTGGGTCGTGTACATTTTAGAGCGAGAGTTTGGAGCACTGATGGGCGTGCCGAATTCGCTACCGGATGACGACATCACCGCGAAGTTGCCATCGCAGCTCCACAGCTCCATAGACGCCATGAACATGACATTACACGTGCAGCTCTCTGGACTAACGGCTAGGATATTCACAA CGGTGTATGGATCGGGAGGAGCATCGGACGGCTCCCTGATCCCGAATACGCAGTCTATACTCCGAGACCTGGCTCGACTCTCCCAGGACCTAAAGGACTTTTTCAGGACGCATTTTCAAGGGTCT TGCGTTGTCCTCACCACGCGGCCTTTGGTCATGTGCGCATTACAGATGCACGTCGAAACCTCACACACTCAGACGTCGGAGACGATTTCTTTGACGCCTCCAGTacgctcgctgctgcagtCGTGTGTCGACTCGGCGCAGACTGAACTGAAGATGCTTCATGCGCTGGCCGATGAAGACTTGCTAG ATTCCTTCTTGCCGTTCCAACTCGAGGCCGCATTTTCGTCGGCCTTTGTGCTCTATCTGCTGCGCGTCATAAGCCCCTCGCTTCTTCAGGACGATGCGTGGTGCGGCAACATCCAGCACGTGCTCGACAAGATGATTGCCGATGGCAGCCTTGTAGCTCCTTTACGGAAAGCGGAACTCAGTCAGCTCGAATACGTCATGGCGGCACTCATCACCCCAGGCAAATGCgacccgccaccaccatccacgtcgggcgacgaccagTCCCTGCCGGCTGATGTAGATTGCGCGCTCTCAGACGACATACTTAATAACCCGTTCTGGGATGTCTTTGTGACGGACGGGgtggctgggctgctccCGCAGGAGCTAATGGAGTTGGCGGACCAACTTGATGTTGAGTATTTGCCAGACTCTAGCTGA
- a CDS encoding uncharacterized protein (COG:J~EggNog:ENOG503P43C) encodes MTLRIAAVAPSSRAAMLLVARRSRPSPASLVPIMALRSLSSTNALRRSAAAAMEPVFTPKGVTPIGPYSQAIKANGFVFVSGQIPAETDGKLIDGTTAEKTHKMCQNAKAVLEAAGSGLDKVVKITVYFQNMDDFKVMNEVYATYFPHKPARSSCEANRLPASASMEMDIIALY; translated from the exons ATGACACTCCGGAttgcggccgtcgccccctcctcgcgcgccgccatgttgTTGGTGGCGCGCCGGTCACGGCCTTCCCCCGCCTCCTTGGTGCCTATCATGGCGCTCCGATCACTCTCCTCGACCAACGCCCtgaggaggagcgccgccgccgccatggagcccGTCTTTACCCCCAAGGGCGTCACAC CCATCGGGCCATACTCgcaggccatcaaggccaatggcttcgtcttcgtctcgGGCCAGATACccgccgagacggacgggaaGCTCATTGACGGCACGACCGCGGAGAAGACGCACAAGATGTGCCAAAATGCAAAGGCTGTTTTGGAGGCCGCCGGGTCAGGCCTGGACAAGGTCGTCAAGATCACG GTATACTTCCAAAACATGGACGACTTCAAAGTGATGAATGAGGTTTACGCGACGTACTTTCCGCACAAGCCTGCACGCAGCTCCTGCGAGGCCAACCGGTTGCCGGCAAGTGCGAGCATGGAAATGGACATTATAGCACTGTACTAG